A genomic stretch from Candidatus Dormiibacterota bacterium includes:
- a CDS encoding ABC transporter permease gives MEANPIDAELTARRARAARRRRVIVYTLRLAFAVVWIGSWELSTRLNWVDPFFVGMPSGVVQRLWTWITDGTALGPLWLQAAVTMEEAVVGFIIGSALGVVFGILLGRIELLAETLSPFIKAANAIPRVVLGSLFAIMFGLSLWGKAATAVVLVFFVVFFNAFQGVREVDRNLIANARILGANNRRLTTEIIIPSALSWILASLHISFGLAIVGAVVGELFGATAGLGQLIYNAGHTFDVNGVFAGMFVLAVLALIAEGLISALENRLIKWRPSRVSGEIPI, from the coding sequence GTGGAGGCGAATCCGATCGATGCCGAGCTGACGGCACGCCGGGCACGGGCCGCGCGCCGCCGGCGCGTGATCGTCTACACGCTGCGCCTGGCGTTCGCGGTGGTCTGGATCGGCAGCTGGGAGCTATCGACCCGCCTTAACTGGGTGGACCCCTTCTTTGTCGGCATGCCATCGGGCGTGGTGCAGCGGTTGTGGACCTGGATCACCGACGGAACAGCCCTGGGGCCGCTCTGGCTGCAGGCCGCCGTGACGATGGAGGAAGCGGTCGTGGGCTTCATCATCGGCTCGGCGCTGGGCGTGGTCTTCGGCATCCTGCTGGGCCGCATCGAGCTTCTGGCGGAAACGCTCTCGCCCTTCATCAAGGCCGCGAACGCCATCCCGCGTGTCGTTCTCGGCTCACTCTTCGCCATCATGTTCGGTTTGTCACTCTGGGGCAAAGCGGCGACGGCCGTGGTGCTCGTGTTCTTCGTCGTCTTCTTCAACGCCTTCCAGGGCGTGCGTGAGGTGGACCGCAACCTGATCGCGAATGCACGGATCCTCGGGGCCAACAACCGCCGCCTGACGACCGAGATCATCATCCCGTCGGCCCTGTCCTGGATTCTCGCCAGCCTCCACATCAGTTTCGGCCTCGCCATCGTCGGCGCCGTGGTCGGGGAACTGTTCGGCGCAACCGCGGGCCTCGGCCAACTCATCTACAACGCCGGACACACCTTCGACGTCAATGGCGTGTTCGCGGGCATGTTCGTGCTGGCTGTCCTCGCGCTCATTGCGGAGGGGCTCATCAGCGCGCTCGAAAACCGGCTCATCAAGTGGCGACCCAGTCGTGTCAGCGGCGAAATACCGATTTAG
- a CDS encoding DinB family protein, which yields MTGKTLLELQLTGSLNILRDRLASVTDQEWIAREIPGTSLPGFTFWHAARIIDWGIHCAIQGVPEVADRPQWSGLHATELAYGAGISQQEADSVAHSVNPTDMVGYIAEVRQAALGWFGDLSDQDLDRAPDLEAHQRVKPRYLTPEVWSEVRDLAGLPTWQILARPCVSHIRVHAGEIDIVLQSLRAKKTE from the coding sequence ATGACCGGGAAAACCCTCCTCGAGCTGCAACTCACGGGTTCCTTGAACATCTTGCGGGACCGGCTGGCGTCGGTCACTGACCAGGAATGGATTGCTCGCGAGATTCCAGGAACCAGCCTGCCCGGTTTTACCTTTTGGCATGCGGCGCGGATCATCGACTGGGGCATTCACTGCGCGATTCAGGGTGTGCCCGAGGTCGCCGACCGGCCCCAATGGAGCGGGCTTCACGCGACCGAGCTCGCTTATGGGGCCGGTATCTCACAGCAGGAAGCCGACTCAGTCGCTCACTCCGTCAACCCTACAGACATGGTTGGATACATCGCTGAGGTCAGACAGGCCGCGCTGGGCTGGTTCGGGGATCTGAGCGACCAAGACCTGGACCGCGCGCCCGACCTCGAGGCCCACCAGCGGGTCAAGCCCCGCTATCTGACGCCTGAGGTCTGGAGCGAGGTGAGGGATCTCGCCGGACTTCCAACCTGGCAGATCCTCGCCCGCCCGTGTGTTTCACATATTCGGGTCCACGCCGGCGAGATTGATATCGTGCTTCAAAGCCTGCGGGCGAAAAAGACCGAGTAG
- a CDS encoding FAD-dependent oxidoreductase, giving the protein MSRKRVLILGGGHAGVRCARELIKHRRTGDEIDITIVSRENVEVWHGLMPQIVSGVLQAQHVLIPLREILPGVTIYTREIESIDPVNRRATLSLDGEGDEVVLDADYLVIALGSVTDLSRFPGLTEHALQTKTIGDFIHLRNHLIEMLEAASVTTDAAERQRRLTFVIAGAGYAGVEIASEANEFLRASLRSYPMISPSELRIITVDILTRVLPTFNDGLAQRVLDRMRQRGIELRLGVGIKDATASAIVLADGSRIETRSIIATVGIGTNPLVRTMPLELQRGRIPCDPFCRVPSWPGVYAVGDNAAVPDPGSGQPYGAMVMVAFGEGSQAARNIVADVRGQPLEPCHPARFGEVALLSRRYGVAQVRGIALHGWPASVVSRGLFLSFMPTWRRRLALALHWMGSAVLPDHLTPLPLGRSNTVIPMRFGAGELIVREGDMSGRFYIITSGQVEVVQQVDGKERLIRRLGPGDHFGEIALLGNRRRTATVRTVTDTSVLSLARQDFAALVEHLPALQDALGPPDDLK; this is encoded by the coding sequence ATGAGCCGAAAGAGGGTCCTGATCCTCGGTGGCGGTCATGCGGGCGTCCGATGCGCCCGCGAGCTGATCAAACACCGGCGGACCGGCGACGAGATCGACATCACCATCGTCAGCCGGGAGAACGTCGAGGTCTGGCATGGGTTGATGCCCCAGATCGTCTCCGGCGTGCTGCAGGCGCAGCACGTGCTCATCCCGCTCCGCGAGATCCTTCCCGGCGTCACGATCTACACGCGAGAGATCGAATCGATCGACCCGGTCAACCGGCGAGCCACGCTCAGCCTCGATGGCGAGGGGGACGAGGTGGTGCTGGACGCGGACTATCTCGTCATCGCCCTCGGTTCGGTCACCGACCTCTCGCGATTCCCTGGCTTGACCGAGCACGCGCTGCAAACCAAGACGATCGGTGACTTCATCCATCTGCGCAACCACCTGATCGAGATGCTGGAGGCGGCCAGCGTGACAACCGACGCCGCCGAGCGACAGCGACGATTGACCTTCGTGATCGCCGGCGCGGGCTACGCCGGAGTGGAGATCGCGTCCGAGGCAAATGAGTTCCTGCGAGCCTCCCTCCGCTCCTATCCGATGATCTCGCCGTCCGAGCTGCGCATCATCACGGTGGACATCCTCACTCGTGTTCTTCCCACCTTCAACGATGGGCTCGCCCAACGCGTACTCGACCGAATGCGGCAACGCGGCATCGAGCTCCGGCTCGGCGTCGGCATCAAGGACGCGACGGCGAGCGCGATCGTGCTGGCCGACGGTTCGCGGATCGAGACGCGCAGCATCATCGCCACCGTCGGCATCGGGACAAATCCCCTGGTGAGGACCATGCCGCTCGAGCTGCAGCGTGGACGCATCCCCTGCGACCCGTTCTGTCGAGTCCCGAGTTGGCCGGGTGTGTATGCCGTCGGGGACAACGCCGCGGTCCCCGACCCCGGCAGTGGCCAACCCTACGGCGCGATGGTCATGGTCGCGTTCGGCGAGGGGTCACAGGCTGCGCGCAACATCGTGGCCGATGTGCGCGGCCAGCCACTGGAGCCATGCCACCCGGCGCGCTTCGGTGAGGTGGCATTGCTTAGCCGTCGCTATGGTGTCGCGCAGGTCCGAGGGATCGCGTTGCATGGATGGCCCGCGTCGGTCGTCTCCCGCGGACTGTTCCTCTCCTTCATGCCGACCTGGCGTCGGCGGCTCGCCCTGGCGCTGCACTGGATGGGCAGCGCCGTGTTACCCGACCACCTGACGCCGCTGCCGCTCGGTCGTAGCAATACCGTCATCCCGATGCGGTTCGGCGCGGGCGAGTTGATCGTGCGCGAAGGCGACATGAGCGGGCGCTTCTACATCATCACCTCAGGCCAGGTAGAGGTCGTGCAGCAAGTCGACGGCAAGGAGCGCCTGATCCGCCGGCTCGGCCCGGGCGACCACTTCGGCGAGATCGCGCTGCTCGGCAACCGGCGACGGACGGCGACCGTGCGGACCGTGACCGACACCAGCGTGTTGAGCCTGGCCCGGCAGGATTTCGCTGCCCTGGTTGAACACCTGCCCGCGCTGCAGGATGCGCTGGGACCGCCCGACGACCTGAAGTAG
- a CDS encoding ABC transporter ATP-binding protein: MAGPAIELRGVTKRFATPKGGIYTALRDLTLDVAPGEFCAVVGPTGCGKSTTLALISGLELASAGEVRVEGRPVKGITEGVGYVFQSDAVFPWKTVLENVAAGPRYHGAAGRDARVRAREWITRVGLAGFEDRYPHQLSGGMRKRVGLAQSLINGPRILLMDEPFSALDVQTRSLMENELLSLWSSTSASVVFVTHDLEEAIALADRVVVITAGPGTVKGTYEVDLPRPRNVAEIRFQPRFTQIYEAIWSQLRDEVLVSYERQKHAAAV, encoded by the coding sequence ATGGCCGGGCCGGCGATCGAGCTGCGTGGCGTCACGAAGCGCTTCGCCACGCCCAAAGGGGGCATCTACACGGCGTTGCGCGACCTGACGCTGGACGTGGCGCCGGGCGAGTTCTGCGCCGTGGTCGGGCCGACCGGCTGTGGGAAGTCGACGACGCTGGCGCTGATTTCCGGCCTCGAGCTGGCCAGCGCCGGCGAGGTTCGGGTCGAGGGCCGCCCGGTCAAGGGCATCACCGAGGGCGTCGGTTACGTCTTTCAGAGCGATGCCGTCTTCCCCTGGAAGACCGTCCTGGAGAACGTCGCGGCCGGTCCCCGTTACCACGGTGCAGCGGGCCGCGACGCCCGGGTCCGGGCGAGGGAGTGGATCACTCGCGTTGGGCTTGCCGGCTTCGAGGATCGCTACCCGCACCAGCTGTCCGGCGGCATGCGCAAGCGGGTTGGTCTGGCGCAAAGCCTGATCAATGGTCCACGCATCCTACTCATGGACGAGCCGTTCTCCGCCCTCGATGTCCAGACGCGGAGCCTGATGGAGAACGAACTGCTGTCCCTCTGGTCATCGACGTCGGCGTCAGTGGTTTTCGTTACGCATGACCTGGAGGAAGCGATTGCGCTCGCCGATCGGGTGGTTGTTATCACCGCCGGTCCGGGAACGGTCAAGGGTACTTATGAGGTCGACCTGCCCCGGCCGAGGAACGTCGCCGAGATTCGCTTTCAGCCGCGATTCACCCAGATCTACGAGGCGATCTGGAGTCAGCTGCGCGACGAGGTGTTGGTGAGTTATGAGCGTCAGAAGCACGCTGCCGCGGTCTAG
- a CDS encoding MBL fold metallo-hydrolase encodes MRGSTPSPGPAFVRYGGNTSCIALAHDKQAPTLVLDAGTGLQRLTPLLDGRPFRGSILLGHLHWDHTHGIPFFAAGDRPDAEVTLVMPAQGDPANVLARVMSPPHFPIKPAELRGKWRFLGIQEGPRAVEGFDVVAREIPHKGGLTYGYRVTGAGATIAYLSDHSPIAFGPGPAGLGAYHPAAIALARGADLLIHDAQLTKAQFPTLSPFGHSAVDYAVGLAEAAGVKRLLLFHHDPARTDDQIDAIVAAHRGNAIPVEAAAEGTVIDLG; translated from the coding sequence GTGCGAGGTTCGACGCCATCGCCGGGGCCTGCGTTCGTGCGCTATGGAGGCAATACCTCCTGCATCGCGCTCGCCCACGATAAGCAAGCGCCAACCCTGGTGCTCGACGCCGGCACCGGCCTGCAGCGGCTGACCCCCCTGCTTGACGGTCGCCCGTTTCGAGGCTCGATCCTGCTCGGGCACCTGCACTGGGACCACACCCATGGAATCCCGTTCTTTGCCGCCGGCGACCGTCCCGACGCCGAGGTCACACTCGTGATGCCGGCGCAGGGTGATCCGGCCAATGTGCTGGCGCGGGTCATGTCGCCGCCCCACTTCCCGATAAAACCGGCGGAGCTCCGCGGCAAATGGCGCTTCCTCGGAATCCAGGAAGGCCCTCGGGCTGTCGAGGGATTCGACGTCGTCGCCCGCGAGATCCCGCATAAGGGCGGCCTGACCTATGGGTACCGGGTGACCGGCGCCGGAGCGACCATCGCCTACCTCTCGGACCACAGCCCGATCGCGTTCGGGCCCGGACCGGCCGGGCTGGGCGCCTATCATCCCGCCGCGATAGCCCTGGCACGGGGGGCGGACCTCCTGATCCATGACGCGCAGCTAACAAAGGCCCAGTTCCCGACGCTCTCGCCGTTTGGGCACTCGGCCGTGGACTACGCCGTCGGCCTTGCCGAAGCGGCCGGCGTCAAGCGGCTGCTCCTGTTTCACCATGACCCGGCGCGGACCGACGACCAGATCGATGCGATCGTCGCGGCCCATCGCGGCAATGCCATCCCGGTCGAAGCCGCCGCGGAGGGCACTGTCATCGACCTTGGCTGA
- a CDS encoding ABC transporter substrate-binding protein: MHGLSRKAFLAAGAMVVLGACGSSANNAGGGSSPAAMTPVDLKMMVGGLNKQIYLPNMLAKQLGYFDEQKINITLVDEGSGQGTELEVVAGNVDAGSGAYSHPIELNALGKKIETICQFGIAPGEAEMVASSKAGSIKSAADLKGKKLGVTDIGSGTHTISLALLGKAGYKGSDATFVAVGAGNTFIAAIKNGQIDAGMTTEPTITRLLQSGDAKVLIDLRTPETTRAALGGDYPFIGIFAKNDWVNSHKDVAQRLVNVYVKTLKWMKAHTAAEIADKMPADYLVPSKDLYVSALQNQLSIFGTDCKMPAAGPQTVLSIEQNFVSSFKGKNANLPETFTNEFANKAS, translated from the coding sequence ATGCACGGACTCAGTCGTAAAGCGTTTCTGGCGGCGGGGGCGATGGTTGTCCTCGGCGCCTGCGGAAGTTCGGCGAACAACGCCGGCGGAGGCAGCTCGCCCGCCGCGATGACGCCGGTCGACCTCAAGATGATGGTCGGCGGACTCAACAAACAGATTTATCTGCCGAACATGCTCGCTAAGCAACTCGGCTACTTCGACGAGCAGAAGATCAACATCACCCTGGTGGACGAGGGGTCCGGACAGGGGACCGAGCTCGAGGTCGTCGCCGGCAACGTCGACGCGGGCTCGGGCGCGTACAGCCATCCGATCGAGCTCAACGCCCTGGGGAAAAAGATCGAGACGATCTGCCAGTTCGGCATCGCGCCGGGTGAGGCGGAGATGGTCGCGAGCAGCAAGGCCGGCTCCATCAAGTCGGCCGCGGACCTCAAGGGGAAAAAGCTGGGGGTCACCGACATCGGCTCGGGTACACACACGATCAGCCTGGCGCTCCTCGGGAAGGCCGGCTACAAGGGATCCGACGCAACCTTCGTGGCGGTCGGCGCAGGCAACACGTTCATCGCGGCCATCAAGAACGGTCAGATCGATGCCGGCATGACGACCGAGCCGACCATCACCCGGCTGCTGCAGAGTGGCGACGCGAAGGTTCTGATCGACCTCCGCACGCCTGAGACGACCCGCGCGGCCCTTGGCGGTGACTACCCATTCATCGGCATCTTCGCCAAAAACGACTGGGTGAACAGCCACAAGGACGTCGCCCAGCGGTTGGTCAACGTCTACGTGAAGACGCTGAAGTGGATGAAGGCCCACACGGCGGCCGAGATCGCCGACAAGATGCCGGCCGACTACCTAGTTCCGAGCAAGGACCTGTATGTGTCGGCGCTCCAGAACCAGCTGTCCATCTTCGGGACCGACTGCAAGATGCCGGCCGCCGGGCCGCAGACCGTCTTGAGTATCGAGCAGAACTTTGTCTCGAGCTTCAAGGGCAAGAACGCCAACCTCCCGGAGACGTTCACGAACGAATTCGCCAACAAGGCGAGCTAA
- a CDS encoding sensor histidine kinase, with product MTIAVRRGTTPTLRRSFVVPALLWVVLMALLVFQLFLTFGFDWRSAPATFRPNASSVAGFVAILAMSSVGALLAWRRPSNRIGWLLLAIALNAIFIDVPRLYVGVAVYVHPGLLPAALWVAWLGQVVWIFLFTQLLVVLPLVFPTGTLLSRRWFFVLWLAAIPVLLVVIASLDPTATAPLPNPMGVKAVAGFLNSSLQVPFGVTFFATSVLATASLILRFRRGDERERQQIKWLLAAVLLVLGSFIAQSLFPQLQNAPLLPLAAATLPVAIGIAVLRYRLYDIDVIINKALVFGGLAAVITAVYVLLVVGIGALIGSNQRFLLSLVATAVIALAFQPLRHRAQRLANRFVYGTRATPYEVLSQFSEHLSATYSHEDILERMARILAQGTGAERAEVWVRAGQRLLLASSSPQPAEPLMPLVMQNGALPDMQRDTVVPVSHAGELLGALAVSKKRGGTMNNVEQKLVTDLAGQAGLVLKNVGLNQELLARLDDLRASRQRLVTAQDEERRRLERDLHDGAQQHLVALKIKLGLAEAAAQPETKVRALITQLKQDADAAIDTMRDLARGIYPPLLASDGLEAALRGQIRRSTVPVDLEVDDVSRQPREAEAAVYFCCLEALQNVAKYAQAHRVRLRLWTEEADLAFRVEDDGKGFDAMTVPQGSGLQNMRDRMEALAGSLEVRSTPGGGTTIEGRIPVGLASP from the coding sequence ATGACGATCGCCGTTCGCCGAGGCACGACACCCACGCTCCGCCGGTCGTTCGTCGTGCCAGCTTTGCTCTGGGTCGTGCTGATGGCTCTGCTGGTGTTTCAGTTATTCCTCACCTTCGGCTTCGACTGGCGCAGCGCACCGGCCACATTTCGGCCGAACGCTTCGTCGGTCGCCGGCTTCGTAGCGATCCTCGCCATGAGCAGCGTCGGCGCTCTTCTTGCCTGGCGCCGTCCGTCCAACCGCATCGGATGGTTGTTGCTGGCAATCGCACTGAATGCGATTTTTATCGACGTCCCTCGTCTGTACGTCGGCGTCGCCGTTTATGTGCATCCTGGTCTGCTACCGGCCGCGCTCTGGGTGGCCTGGCTTGGTCAAGTGGTCTGGATCTTTCTCTTCACGCAGCTTCTTGTCGTGCTCCCGTTGGTGTTCCCGACCGGAACCCTCTTGAGCCGCCGCTGGTTCTTCGTTCTATGGCTGGCCGCGATCCCGGTGCTTCTGGTAGTCATCGCCTCGCTCGATCCGACGGCGACGGCCCCGCTTCCGAACCCGATGGGGGTCAAGGCAGTGGCGGGATTCCTCAACAGCTCGCTTCAAGTCCCATTTGGCGTCACCTTCTTTGCGACTTCCGTGTTGGCGACCGCCTCGCTCATCCTTCGCTTTCGCCGGGGCGACGAACGAGAGCGACAGCAGATCAAATGGTTGCTCGCCGCGGTTTTGCTGGTGCTTGGATCTTTCATCGCTCAGTCGTTGTTCCCGCAACTCCAGAATGCGCCGCTGCTCCCCTTGGCCGCCGCGACCCTGCCCGTGGCGATCGGGATCGCGGTCTTACGCTACCGCCTCTATGACATCGACGTCATCATCAACAAGGCGCTCGTGTTCGGGGGACTCGCGGCCGTCATCACAGCTGTGTACGTCCTGCTCGTCGTTGGCATCGGGGCGCTGATTGGAAGCAATCAACGGTTCTTGCTCTCATTGGTCGCAACCGCCGTCATTGCGCTCGCGTTCCAGCCACTGCGTCACCGAGCTCAGCGCCTTGCCAACCGGTTCGTTTACGGGACGCGGGCGACGCCCTACGAGGTGCTCTCGCAGTTCAGTGAGCATCTCTCAGCGACGTACTCGCACGAAGACATCCTCGAACGCATGGCACGAATCCTGGCGCAGGGCACCGGTGCGGAGCGAGCCGAGGTCTGGGTCCGGGCAGGGCAGCGGCTCTTGCTCGCCTCCTCTTCACCGCAACCGGCCGAGCCGCTCATGCCGCTGGTCATGCAAAATGGCGCCCTGCCCGACATGCAACGCGACACGGTCGTCCCGGTCAGTCACGCGGGAGAGTTGCTCGGCGCCCTGGCGGTCAGCAAGAAACGAGGCGGGACCATGAACAACGTCGAGCAGAAGCTGGTCACGGATCTCGCCGGCCAGGCCGGCCTGGTGCTGAAGAACGTTGGCCTGAACCAGGAACTGCTCGCAAGGCTCGACGACCTTCGGGCGTCCCGGCAGCGCCTCGTGACGGCCCAGGACGAGGAGCGCCGTCGGCTCGAGCGCGACCTGCACGACGGGGCGCAGCAGCACCTGGTGGCCCTCAAAATCAAGCTCGGGCTTGCGGAGGCGGCGGCCCAGCCCGAAACCAAGGTCCGCGCCCTGATTACGCAGCTTAAGCAGGACGCTGACGCCGCCATCGACACCATGCGCGACCTCGCCCGAGGTATCTATCCGCCACTCCTGGCGTCGGATGGCCTCGAGGCCGCACTGCGCGGGCAGATCCGCCGCAGCACCGTCCCCGTCGACCTGGAGGTCGACGACGTATCGCGCCAGCCGCGCGAGGCCGAGGCCGCGGTGTACTTCTGCTGTCTCGAAGCGCTTCAAAACGTAGCCAAGTACGCGCAGGCCCACCGCGTCCGTCTGCGGCTGTGGACGGAAGAAGCCGATCTCGCCTTCCGCGTCGAGGACGACGGCAAGGGCTTCGATGCCATGACGGTTCCCCAGGGCTCCGGCCTCCAGAACATGAGGGACCGAATGGAGGCGCTCGCTGGCTCGCTCGAGGTCCGTAGCACGCCTGGCGGCGGGACCACGATCGAGGGGCGAATTCCGGTAGGGCTAGCTTCCCCCTGA
- a CDS encoding adenylate/guanylate cyclase domain-containing protein translates to MPEPRITVFLADDNLIVREGVRALIGSAPDMEVVGVAGDYDGLVAGAEQAAPQVVVTDIRMPPTFQREGIEAAKQVRKRHPGTGIVVLSQYDEPDYAISLLSEGAAGYAYLLKDRVAEGDQLFRAIRAVTTGGSMLDPRIVEALVRPASQGTDLSSEEEELLQELAEGRPMKAIAVAHGTTPADVDDAIQKLFLKLAQAASSGAAGALRRLKLLHQAIVDREEQGESLSRLLPTGIAEKLRREGRNISGTETLTVTVLMSDIRGYSTIAEDADPTVLARQLNEHRAEMNRAILAQSGTVMQFVGDSVMAVFGAPIPEQDHAQRALAAAHAMHEAQAEVNARWAGERLPAFQLGIGLSTGQVAAALLGSEERLEYSVVGDSVNLCQRLQQFAKGGETVLSDATYRALDGSVDADALPLAQVKGRHAPVQAYRVAALTPA, encoded by the coding sequence ATGCCTGAGCCCAGGATCACGGTATTCCTAGCGGACGACAACTTGATCGTCCGGGAGGGGGTGCGAGCGTTGATCGGCAGCGCTCCGGACATGGAGGTCGTGGGGGTCGCCGGTGACTACGACGGACTCGTCGCCGGCGCCGAGCAAGCCGCGCCGCAGGTGGTCGTGACCGATATCCGGATGCCGCCGACCTTCCAGCGTGAAGGAATCGAGGCGGCCAAGCAGGTGCGCAAGCGCCACCCGGGGACCGGGATCGTAGTGCTGTCGCAATATGACGAACCCGATTACGCAATCTCGCTGCTGAGCGAAGGGGCTGCCGGCTACGCCTACCTCCTGAAAGATCGAGTCGCCGAAGGGGACCAGTTGTTCCGCGCAATCCGGGCGGTCACGACCGGCGGCTCGATGCTTGACCCGCGGATCGTCGAGGCGCTCGTACGCCCGGCGAGCCAGGGTACGGACCTTTCATCGGAGGAAGAGGAGTTGCTCCAGGAGCTCGCCGAAGGTCGGCCGATGAAAGCGATCGCGGTTGCCCACGGGACGACGCCGGCCGACGTCGACGACGCGATCCAGAAGCTGTTCCTCAAGCTGGCGCAGGCCGCCAGCAGCGGCGCGGCCGGCGCGCTGCGGCGGCTGAAGCTGCTGCACCAGGCGATCGTCGACCGGGAGGAGCAGGGTGAGAGCCTGAGCCGGCTTCTCCCCACCGGGATCGCGGAGAAACTGCGCCGCGAGGGTCGCAACATAAGCGGAACCGAGACCCTCACGGTCACCGTCCTGATGTCGGACATTCGGGGCTACTCGACGATCGCGGAGGACGCCGACCCAACCGTCCTGGCCCGCCAGCTCAACGAGCATCGTGCCGAGATGAATCGTGCGATCCTGGCGCAGAGTGGCACCGTGATGCAATTCGTCGGCGATTCGGTGATGGCGGTCTTCGGCGCCCCGATCCCGGAACAGGATCATGCGCAGCGAGCGCTTGCTGCCGCCCACGCCATGCACGAGGCGCAGGCGGAGGTCAACGCGCGCTGGGCCGGGGAGCGGCTGCCGGCATTTCAACTCGGGATCGGCCTGTCCACGGGGCAGGTGGCGGCGGCGCTCCTCGGGTCGGAGGAGCGACTCGAGTATTCGGTGGTCGGCGACAGCGTCAACCTCTGCCAGCGTTTGCAACAGTTCGCCAAGGGTGGCGAAACGGTGCTGAGCGACGCCACCTATCGCGCGTTGGATGGCTCGGTCGACGCCGATGCCCTGCCGCTGGCCCAGGTCAAAGGACGGCACGCGCCGGTCCAGGCTTACCGGGTCGCCGCGCTGACGCCCGCCTGA
- a CDS encoding NAD(P)/FAD-dependent oxidoreductase: MADGQVDAVVIGAGPNGLAAAIVLAGAGKKVRVLEAEATIGGGTRSEALTLPGFIHDVCSSVLPLAHASPFFRTLPLAEHGLTYDHPAIPLAHPLDDGSAAVLDRSVDVTASGLGGDGAAYRRLMEPIVRHADLLTRQFLGPPRPSLHLVTLARFGIPALRSAAALAASRFRTAHARALFAGLGAHSMLSLRRPATASFGLVLAAAGHAYGWPFAHGGSQRVADALVALLRARGVTIDTDCRVDGMAQVSGSRVVLFDLTPRQVLPIASGQWPDGFSRQLQRFRYGPGVFKVDWALEGPIPWRAEACRRAGTVHVGGAFDEVVAAEDAVAAGDVAERPFVILAQPTMADPTRAPAGKHVGWAYCHVPNGSTVDMRERIEAQVERFAPGFTSRILARHVMGPADVERHNANNVGGDINGGIADLRQLFIRPTPRLYATPNRQLYLCSASTPPGGGVHGMCGYFGARKALERARWS; encoded by the coding sequence TTGGCTGACGGCCAGGTCGACGCCGTCGTCATCGGGGCCGGACCGAACGGGCTCGCGGCGGCCATCGTCCTCGCTGGCGCCGGCAAGAAGGTCCGTGTGCTCGAGGCGGAAGCAACCATCGGCGGTGGTACGCGATCGGAGGCGCTGACGCTTCCCGGTTTCATTCACGACGTCTGCTCATCGGTCCTGCCGCTGGCGCACGCGTCGCCTTTTTTCCGCACGCTGCCGCTGGCGGAGCACGGGCTGACGTACGACCATCCGGCGATCCCGCTGGCCCACCCGCTCGATGATGGCTCGGCGGCAGTGCTCGATCGGTCGGTTGACGTGACGGCGAGCGGGCTGGGCGGGGACGGCGCGGCCTACCGCCGCCTGATGGAACCGATCGTCCGGCACGCAGACCTCTTAACGAGGCAGTTCCTAGGTCCCCCGCGCCCGTCGCTGCACCTGGTGACGCTGGCGCGCTTTGGCATTCCGGCGCTGCGTTCAGCGGCGGCGCTGGCCGCCAGCCGCTTCCGGACCGCGCACGCGCGCGCGCTCTTCGCGGGACTAGGGGCGCACTCGATGCTGTCGCTCCGCCGGCCCGCAACCGCGTCGTTCGGCCTGGTCCTCGCCGCGGCGGGCCATGCTTACGGGTGGCCGTTTGCCCATGGTGGCTCGCAACGCGTCGCCGACGCGCTCGTCGCCCTACTCCGAGCCCGAGGCGTGACGATCGACACTGATTGCCGCGTGGACGGCATGGCCCAGGTTTCAGGCAGTCGGGTTGTGCTATTCGACCTGACACCACGCCAGGTGCTTCCGATCGCGAGCGGCCAGTGGCCGGACGGCTTCAGCCGGCAGCTGCAACGGTTTCGCTATGGGCCGGGCGTGTTCAAGGTCGACTGGGCGCTCGAGGGCCCCATCCCCTGGCGCGCCGAGGCCTGCCGGCGGGCCGGCACCGTCCACGTTGGCGGCGCGTTCGACGAGGTGGTGGCGGCCGAGGACGCGGTGGCCGCGGGCGACGTGGCGGAGCGGCCATTCGTGATCCTCGCCCAGCCCACGATGGCCGACCCGACGCGCGCCCCGGCCGGCAAGCATGTCGGTTGGGCCTATTGCCATGTTCCCAACGGATCGACCGTCGACATGCGCGAGCGGATCGAGGCGCAGGTCGAGCGGTTCGCCCCCGGTTTCACGTCCCGGATCCTCGCTCGTCACGTCATGGGTCCGGCCGACGTCGAACGACACAACGCGAACAACGTCGGTGGCGACATCAACGGCGGCATCGCCGACCTGCGGCAGCTCTTCATCCGTCCAACGCCGCGCCTGTACGCCACACCGAACCGGCAGCTGTATCTGTGCTCGGCCTCGACGCCGCCGGGCGGCGGCGTGCACGGGATGTGCGGCTACTTCGGGGCGCGCAAAGCGCTCGAACGGGCCCGCTGGTCATGA